The sequence GAAGAAGTACTTGAAATAGAGCCAAAGGATGAGTATACAGTCTCTATCAAAAACGATGTGAAGACCGAGACTAAGTTTATAATGAACGATAAACTAGATTATAGTCATGTAAAAAAAGATGATAAAGTTGGCGAATACAAAGTTTACATCGATAGTGAAGAAGTTTTTAAGACAGATGCCATCGCTATGAACAATCTAACAAAGAAGACCATCTTTGATAAGATATATGAGTTCTTTATGAATGTATGGAGCTTTGATAAAGTAAGTACAGCTGAATAATATAAGTGTAGAGATAAATTAAGGTAGCTAGCAATTGCCAGCTACCTTTTTCGTGTCAAAACTATTTTTTATCTTTTAATTTTTCATTCATTAGCTTTTCTACCCTTTTATAATGCAAATAGTTTAAATACCATAATATAACCGCAATTGCAACTGGCACTATAAGCATTTGAAGTATATCAGCTACTCCGTAGCCGTCTTGTATAAAGCCAAAATTTAGAAAAACTACTATCATAATACCAATACCTGTAATCAAGTAAATAATTGACTGAAGTGGCAAGCTTATTGAATCAATGTTAAATATAAACGAAGGAAGTCCATATCCAAGACCTATTAACAATGCTCCAATCATCGCCTTGGTAAAGCCATATGATCCAAGATCAAGAACTCCGCCTGAGACTTGCTCTTTACCTATAAGGCCAAAGACTGTAAAAAATAACGATATCGCTATCGCATATAACGTAGACTTAAATAAATTTTTAAACTTCATGGTAACACCTCATATTCCTAAATAATTTTTCAAAAGAGCTATATAGTTTCTTGTTACATAATCTTTCAGTGAGTTTTCAAGAAAGACTGTTAAATTGCCACTAAAACCAGCCTCAACACGCTTTAACTTGTCTGCATTGATTATAACCTGCTTTGAAATGCGTATAAAATTCTTGGGAAGTCTCTCTTCGAAGCTTTTCAAGCTGTCCTTAGATAAGTATCTATCACTTTCAAGATATATCGCTAGCCCCTCAGCCTCCACTCTTAATAGATAAATCTCCTCTGCCTTTATTATGATTTTTACATCATCTTTCTTTACTATGATGGGCCTACTAACACTATCAAGCATAGCTACTAATCTGTTGATTTCTTCTGTTACTTTGTCTGTACGTATTAATATCTCAGGCTCTCTATATGCACTTGATACTTCAATATTAACTTTCATACTATATCCCCCTTTCTTGTCTTAATTATACTATGAGTTCTTAGATATGTAAGTATCTTCTTAATAAGATGCATTTAATCACTTCTAAGAAGCATAAGAAAAGCCCCGAAGTGATTCAGGGCTTTATCTATAAATTATTTATTGTCAAAGTGTTGTGTTACCTTTGCATCTTTTAAGTCTATCATGCCGTTGTCATATAGGTGGCATGCGCAGAAGTGCTCAGGTGTTAACTCCTTAAGCTCAGGTTCAATTTTGTGGCAGATGTCCATTGCATATCTACATCTGTTAACAAACTTACATCCTGGTGGAGTGTTGATTGGTGAAGGTACTTCTCCTTCAAGCTTGATTCTGTTCTTAGCAGATCCTGCATGTGGATCTGGTACTGGTATAGCACTCATCAAAGCTTGTGTATATGGATGAAGTGATGCTTCATAAATTTGTGAACTTTCTGCAAGTTCAACGATTGAACCAAGGTACATTACTGCGATTCTGTCAGAAATGTGCTTAACCATGGACAAGTCGTGAGAGATGAACATGTATGTTAAGCCAAGTTCGTCTTGAAGCTTGTTTAGTAGGTTAACGATTTGCGCTTGTATAGATACGTCAAGAGCTGAGATAGGTTCGTCGCAGACAATGAATGATGGCTCTACAGCAAGTGATCTTGCTATACCAACTCTTTGTCTTTGTCCACCTGATAACTCGTGTGGATATCTAAGAGCATGTTCCTTGTTAAGACCTACCTTATCAAGTAACTCATTTATCTTTGCTTGTCTTTCTTCTTTACTATAGTGGAAGTGAACATCCATACCTTCAGCAATGATGTCACCAACAGTAATTCTTGGGTCAAGTGATGCATATGGGTCTTGGAAGATGTATTGAGCATTCTTCTTAAAGTCAATAGCTTCCTTACCTCTAAGTGAGTGTATGTCCTTACCATTAAATAAAGCTTCGCCTTTAGTAGCTCTGTACATACCAAGAACTGTTCTACCGCAAGTTGTCTTACCGCAACCAGATTCACCTACAACGCCGAATGTCTCGCCTTTGTAGATATCAAAGCTAACATTATCAACAGCTTTAAGAGTTTTACCCTTACCAACATTGAAGTGTTTACTTAAGTTTTTAACTTCTATAAGTTTTTCAGTAAATTTAGCCATTAATATGCTCCTCCTCTCATTGCATCCCAGTCAATATCTCCAGCTAATTCGTGTTCTAGCCAGCACCAGTTGTGGTGTGTTGGAGAAAGTTCAGTCTTTGGAGGGTGTACCTTTCTACAGATTTCCATTGCTCTTGAGCATCTTGCTGCAAATGGGCAACCTGGTAGTGGTAACAATAAGTCTGGTGGTGTTCCACCTAGAGCTCTTAGTTCAACGTTTTTAGCGTGAACCTTTGGTATAGAGTTAAGTAGTGCCCATGTGTATGGGTGTCTTGCATTGTAGAAGATTTCATCAGTTGTACCTTCTTCAATTATGTCACCAGCATACATTACTTGTATTCTTTCAGCGAAGTTGGCAACAACACCAAGGTCGTGAGTTACAAGTATGATAGCAGTATTTAATCTAGTCTTAAGGTCTTGAAGTAAGTCAAGTATTTGTGCTTGAATAGTTACGTCAAGAGCTGTTGTTGGTTCGTCAGCTAACAATAACTTTGGATTACAAGAAAGTGCAATCGCAATCATAACTCTTTGTCTCATACCGCCTGATAACTCGTGTGGATATGATTTAAGTCTGTTCTTTGCTTCTGGTATTTGAACAAGTTCAAGTAAGTCAGTAGCAACCTTGTCAGCTTCTGTGCCATTTAAGTGTCTGTGTATTCTTAATGCCTCTTTGATTTGGTCACCTATACGCATAGTTGGGTTCAAAGAAGTCATTGGGTCTTGGAATATCATAGATATGTCGTTACCTCTAAGGTCAGTTAACTCTCTAGAGTTCATAGCTAGGACATTCTTACCGTTAAACATTATTTGTGATTCTTTTTTTATTTCACTACTTCCCTTAGGTAGTAGTCTCATTAGTGATTTTGCTGTAACGCTCTTTCCGCATCCACTTTCACCTACGAAAGCCAATGTTTCACCTGGATAAAGGTGGAAGTCTAAACCTCTAACAGCCTTTACTTCTCCAGCGTAAGTATGGAAAGAAACGTTAAGATTTTTAACATCTAATAGTTTTTCTCTATTTTCCATCATTAGCCTCCTACTTTCTTAGTTTTGGATCAAGTGCGTCTCTAAGTCCGTCGCCAAGTAGTGTGAAGCATAACATAGTTATAGCTATCATTAGCGATGGGAAGAACATTTGATGTGGTAAATACATGAAGGTAGTTGTTGCTTCAGAGCACATAATACCCCATGAAGTTGCAGGTGGTTTCAAACCTATACCTAAGTATGATAGGAAGGCTTCTGAGAATATAAAACCTGGCACGTCAAATGTAATACCTACTATAAGTATAGGCATAGCATTTGGTATCAAGTGCTTAGTAATTATCTTCCAGTTGCTAACACCCAAAGTCTTAGCTGCAAGAACGAACTCTTGAGCCTTTATTCTTAGTACTTCGGCACGAACTATACGAGCAGTACCTGTCCAACCTGTTATAGTTAGTGCAAGTAGTAGTGTTGAGAGGCTTCTTGAGTTAAGTCTGATTTGTAGTATGATAACTACAAGTAGATAAGGTAGTGATGCAAGAATTTCTAGAATTCTCATCATTACAATATCCACAGCTCCACCAAGGTAGCCTGAAACAGCGCCATATAGTAGACCAACTACTGTTGAAATCAAAGCACCAGAAAGTCCTATGAATAAAGAAGTTCTTCCTGCATAGAAAACTCTAGTGAATATATCACGGCCGGAACCATCGGTACCGAACCAGTATTGTGCATTTGGTAATATGTCTTTTGTTTTTGATGATATCTTTGTAGGACTGTAACCATTAAAGTATGGTCCGAATAAAATCAAAAATACAAGTAGTCCAAGTAATATAAGTGCTAACATAGCAACTTTATTTTCTTTTAATCTTCTCCATGCGTCTTGCCAAAAAGATATTGAAGGTCTAGCTATTAATTCAGCTTCTTCATCGTTTTTTGGTATCCTTTTGAACATCTCAGGAGTAAGTTTTAAATCTTTTTCTTCCATTTTTACCTCCTGATTAATCGTCTGTTAATTTAATTCTTGGGTCGATG comes from Fenollaria sporofastidiosus and encodes:
- a CDS encoding LytTR family DNA-binding domain-containing protein, with the translated sequence MKVNIEVSSAYREPEILIRTDKVTEEINRLVAMLDSVSRPIIVKKDDVKIIIKAEEIYLLRVEAEGLAIYLESDRYLSKDSLKSFEERLPKNFIRISKQVIINADKLKRVEAGFSGNLTVFLENSLKDYVTRNYIALLKNYLGI
- a CDS encoding ABC transporter ATP-binding protein, with translation MAKFTEKLIEVKNLSKHFNVGKGKTLKAVDNVSFDIYKGETFGVVGESGCGKTTCGRTVLGMYRATKGEALFNGKDIHSLRGKEAIDFKKNAQYIFQDPYASLDPRITVGDIIAEGMDVHFHYSKEERQAKINELLDKVGLNKEHALRYPHELSGGQRQRVGIARSLAVEPSFIVCDEPISALDVSIQAQIVNLLNKLQDELGLTYMFISHDLSMVKHISDRIAVMYLGSIVELAESSQIYEASLHPYTQALMSAIPVPDPHAGSAKNRIKLEGEVPSPINTPPGCKFVNRCRYAMDICHKIEPELKELTPEHFCACHLYDNGMIDLKDAKVTQHFDNK
- a CDS encoding DUF3021 domain-containing protein, which codes for MKFKNLFKSTLYAIAISLFFTVFGLIGKEQVSGGVLDLGSYGFTKAMIGALLIGLGYGLPSFIFNIDSISLPLQSIIYLITGIGIMIVVFLNFGFIQDGYGVADILQMLIVPVAIAVILWYLNYLHYKRVEKLMNEKLKDKK
- a CDS encoding ABC transporter permease — encoded protein: MEEKDLKLTPEMFKRIPKNDEEAELIARPSISFWQDAWRRLKENKVAMLALILLGLLVFLILFGPYFNGYSPTKISSKTKDILPNAQYWFGTDGSGRDIFTRVFYAGRTSLFIGLSGALISTVVGLLYGAVSGYLGGAVDIVMMRILEILASLPYLLVVIILQIRLNSRSLSTLLLALTITGWTGTARIVRAEVLRIKAQEFVLAAKTLGVSNWKIITKHLIPNAMPILIVGITFDVPGFIFSEAFLSYLGIGLKPPATSWGIMCSEATTTFMYLPHQMFFPSLMIAITMLCFTLLGDGLRDALDPKLRK
- a CDS encoding ABC transporter ATP-binding protein — protein: MENREKLLDVKNLNVSFHTYAGEVKAVRGLDFHLYPGETLAFVGESGCGKSVTAKSLMRLLPKGSSEIKKESQIMFNGKNVLAMNSRELTDLRGNDISMIFQDPMTSLNPTMRIGDQIKEALRIHRHLNGTEADKVATDLLELVQIPEAKNRLKSYPHELSGGMRQRVMIAIALSCNPKLLLADEPTTALDVTIQAQILDLLQDLKTRLNTAIILVTHDLGVVANFAERIQVMYAGDIIEEGTTDEIFYNARHPYTWALLNSIPKVHAKNVELRALGGTPPDLLLPLPGCPFAARCSRAMEICRKVHPPKTELSPTHHNWCWLEHELAGDIDWDAMRGGAY